From the genome of Triticum aestivum cultivar Chinese Spring chromosome 1A, IWGSC CS RefSeq v2.1, whole genome shotgun sequence:
CATGGATCGATCACACACAACAATTAACAGCTAATTACACTCCCCTATGTATGATAGTGCATATGAACGATTCATCCATGAAATGCAAGAAAGACGCGGTGGTGCTTGATGATTCATGTATGTTATCTACCGTGGTACTTGTCGGAGGCTCGCTCGGCGTAGGGGTAGCCGCGGCCTTTCTCGGTGATGACGTGGATGAGCACGGGGCCGGTGGTCTTGGTGCCCTTGACCTCCCGGAGGATGGTGATGAGGTCGTCGATGTTGTGGCCGTCGACGGGGCCGATGTAGTAGAGCCCGAGCTCCTCGAAGAGCGACGACCCGGAGCCGCTGATCATGCCGCGGGCGTACTCGTCCACCTTGGCCGCGATCTCGTGCACCGACCCGCCGATCTGCTTCGTCACTCCCTGATGAGCATACAAAACACGCGCGAAAATCAGTCGAATATCTGGGCCCTTTTCCTTCCGCCCGGCCCAGCAATGTAATGCCGGTTAGTTAGGGCCGCCTAGTTTATTTACAAAAGGAATATGACCAGCCCAGACAGCCCAGCAACATTATCAATTTGAGCTGTCAAGTGATCAGATTTGAAGTGAAGATAAACTACTCATTCGACTCAAATCCAGGAGGATTAGAAAAGAAATACACCTATGTCCTTCCTGTCAGATTGTGCTTGCGCCACGTCACTTGTTTTTAAAATTATAAGCCACATCGCTTGTTATGATACTCCCTTCCCTTAAGTGAGCTCTTTTGTTGAAGACAAAAACGCTAGTGGGCAGCACTAGATATGCTACTCTAGGTTACATCGCCATTTCTGGTGGATGCATAGCTAGAGCCATGCACTACACCTGGCACTGATAGAGTATGCGTGCGTTGCATCTGGAAGAAAACAGCTACGATTTTGGCATGTACCATACAAAAATTTAAGATTTAAAACTCGGAGGCGTGCTCCCACGGCGACACTGACACGTTTGGTTCGATTTTAAAAAAACTGTTGCTGTGATGCTGATTTGCTGTCATTTCATCCACTGTTTCAAATTTGTTTGTAGTTTTTAGTTGAAACATGCGCACACGACTTgctatttttcctttttttacaaACCTATCATGCAGCAAGTTGGAATTTGATTCACGCCACTGCTTTCAAGTCAACGTGGCTTTTGCCGTACTATCTATGGAGTGTGGGAGTGTAGGAGGTGCATTTTGTGAGGCTGTACCTTGGCCACCTCCCTCAGCTCCCTGAGCGGCCGGCTGGACTGCAGCTTGCTGAGGGCGCCGCTGAGCGCGCCCACGGGCGGCGCCGGCCCGTCCAGCGTCGCCGTCGGCAGCGACACCTGCTTGTTGTCGTTGAGGATGACGATCATGTCCGAGTCGAGGTACCCGGCGTTGTTCATCGCCTCGTACGCCTGCCCGGCCGTCATGGCCCCGTCCCCGATCACCGCCACCACGTTGTTCTTGGCGCCCTTGAGGTCCCTCCCGACGGCCATCCCTGAGAACCACGCGCACACGCTCGATTACCACGTCCGTTCACCGCAGATTTTTCACGAGAAGATTAAGTGCTTCATAATCAGATGCAGAGGTGGTTAGTTACCGAGGGCGGCGGAGATGGTGGTGGAGCTGTGGCCAGTGCCGAAGCTGTCGTACTCGCTCTCGGAGCGCTTGACGAAGCCGGACAGCCCGTTGGTCTGCCGCATCGTCGGCATCTTATCGCGCCGCCCCGTCAGAATCTTGTGCGGGTACGACTGCATCGAATAAACAAAAACGGCACGGTCCATCAGTCGGGCCGGTCTCCGAGCTGCGCAGCACCTCACATGGCGCGGGCACGTTACCCCAATCCGGGGCCACGCCGGCGGATCGCCGGGCGGGCCAGGTGTGCATTGTTAATTTGTCGAGCTTTGCTTAATTACCTGGTGGCCGACGTCCCAGAGGAGCTTGTCCTGCGGGGTGTTGAAGACGTAGTGCAGCGCGACGGTGAGCTCGACGACGCCCAGGCTGGACCCGAGGTGGCCGCCGGTCTTGGAGACGTGGAAGATGACGTCGGAGCGCAGCTCGTCAGAGAGCTGCTGCAGCTCCTTGAGGGACAGGTTCTTCATGTGGATGGGGTAGTTGACGGTGTCCAGTAGCGGCGTCGGCGGCCGCTGCGAGTGGTACTCTGCTTCCCTCTCCGACAGCGACGCAGAAATGCCggatgtcctcctcctcggcgccTGCTCGCCAAATCGATACAGCATTGGCCATGGCGACAGCAGCAACGGTTACGGTTTGCAAAGAAGACGAGCAGGAACAGAGCACTAGCTACCTAGCGGCCATCGAATTACTCGAACCGACAAGAACAAGAACAGAGAAGAATCGGCCATGGCGAGAGAAGAGCAGAGGAGGCGTATGCTGGCTACTAACCTTGAGCGGCCTGGCCTGGAGCTCGACGGCGGGAGCGAAATGGTGCTCCTGAGGCAGCACGCCGAGGAAGCCCCGCGGGAGGGAGAAGGTCGACGAGAGCGCCATTGTTCCTCCTTCTCAAGACTGCAACGGCTCAACTCCCCCCTATCCTCTGCTTGGGAGGAAGCGGGTGAATCCAAAAATGAGCGTCCCAAGCGCGTCCAAGAGCCGCGAGCAAGTGGCGGGCTGACACACTATGCGGAATATGGGTGGGGATCCGGGAGGGGAAGTGGAGCGGAGAGTGACGAGGTGAGGTGCTCCGTGCCCGGGACTGGGGGTGTGCCCCGGCGCGTTCTATAGTGGTGGCGAGGGGCGATGGATGGGGGTGAGGTGAGGTCGGATGGCGATAGGCTGTAAGGATGACCACCGAGGCCATTGCCCGGCGCATCGGCGTGTGGCTGGTATTCGTTCGGCCGTGCGCGCCTGAGCCTCTGGGTCTGGGTGCTCGCTTTTTCGTCCGTCGCTGgctgcacgggagagagagagagagagagagagggaggggccgGGCAGCGGAATGGGTGCCTACCTATCCGGAATCCCATTGGACCAGCTCGGCGTAGTATCACGAGAAGATAATGGGATAGGAGCTAACGCTGGGAACATCTCAATTACGGAGAAGAAAATAGAGAAGAAGGGGCGCAGGAAATGATGGGCTTTTCACAACTTTTGGTGCTTCACCTCCATTTGTAGTGTTTCCCACATTATGAGAGAGTGTGCCACTGGCAAATTCATGGCCGCCCTACAGTTGTGAAAGCCCACTAATGATGAGCCTTGGTTGCTCGTGGCCGCCCCTTGTTTAGAGAGTGTCACTGGCAAAATTCAGCTCGCCCTACTGGAATGATACTGCTAGTTTTGTTGTGTCGTTGTGAGCCTTGCCGGTAGCGCTAGCCTAGTTTCTTTGGCTTTCAGGGCcgctttgattcaaaggattttcataaaGAAATTGGAGGATGGGAATACTTAGAATTTTTTTCTACGCTGATTGTTTAATTCATAGTATTGAATCACATCGGAAGACTTTTTCTAGGGATTCCTTTGTACTGAATTCTATGGGAATGTTAGGGCTTCTTTTAATTGAAGAAAATTCAGAATGTAGGAACAAAAGACACAAAATTGCGGCAATGCTACACATACGGTAACTTACAGGGTTTTATAAGGAGGGATTAACTTGTGTGTTTGTGATTGGTCAATAGTTGATGGAGCCGGCCCACCCCCTAAAAATTAGAAAGGGGAGGGGGAGAGGCAAGTTTATGATTGCTCAGTAGATGAAAACAATCTGTAAAACCCCGTATTTGTTTGTAAGTCTAGTATTTTTGCACAAAATTGAGATGCCATGTGGTGTGAATTCCAATAGGATTTCAAAACACTGAGAATTTTGTAAGAGATATCTTTGGATGATGCACAGGAAAAACAGACAAGAAAAATTAGAGGATTCATAAGAGAGAGTCGAGAGAGATAAAGTGGAAACGCATTGGACTtctcaaaggaaaaaacaaaatgAGGTTTGAGCTCATGTTGAGATTCCTATGGAATGGAGGGCATAGGAATTGATGTGAGCCCAATCCCACAATCCAAAGTACTTCCTTAGAAAATAATCCTATAGACTGGAATCCTAAAAAATTCCTGTGAATGTCCAGtgggcactaaattaataggttagtctgaAAAATAATATGAATTGATACAAAAAGTACATAAAATGATAATGTaataacatgaaacaataaaaaattatagatacatttgagacgtatcaaATGCCATGTGGCCAGGCCGTGGATAATACCGATCTAGGTTGTTAGAACAAAGCCGGATAAGCATCATGATGGTGCACGAGAATACTTCGCGCTAGCAGGCTAGCTGTGCGGGAAATCTTTTCCAGTGTATAGCTCGACCAAGTTCTTTTGACACTTGTAAGAAGCCGAGGTGGTATTGGTCACCTCGGATGTAGTCCAGCGTTAAAGCTTGACTGCAAGGGGATGCTTTCGTTGAACCAGTTTCAAGACTGGGGACCGAAGTAGATCAACTATTCAGGCAAGCCGAGGTGCTTCCAGCTTGAAGAACAGTTGAAGGGCTACTAATGGGGTTCAGCTAAGGGGCCTCTCACCACGTTGACTCCCAGCCTGGTGGGTCGGGTTAAGAACCCCTTGTCGGTTCCATCCTAGGCCGCATCATAACAACTAGAAAAAGCTACCGAAACTTGTTGTCGTGGCAGCAGAAATCACTATCGTGGCAAACTATTTT
Proteins encoded in this window:
- the LOC123055375 gene encoding 1-deoxy-D-xylulose-5-phosphate synthase 1, chloroplastic; protein product: MALSSTFSLPRGFLGVLPQEHHFAPAVELQARPLKAPRRRTSGISASLSEREAEYHSQRPPTPLLDTVNYPIHMKNLSLKELQQLSDELRSDVIFHVSKTGGHLGSSLGVVELTVALHYVFNTPQDKLLWDVGHQSYPHKILTGRRDKMPTMRQTNGLSGFVKRSESEYDSFGTGHSSTTISAALGMAVGRDLKGAKNNVVAVIGDGAMTAGQAYEAMNNAGYLDSDMIVILNDNKQVSLPTATLDGPAPPVGALSGALSKLQSSRPLRELREVAKGVTKQIGGSVHEIAAKVDEYARGMISGSGSSLFEELGLYYIGPVDGHNIDDLITILREVKGTKTTGPVLIHVITEKGRGYPYAERASDKYHGVAKFDPATGKQFKVPAKTLSYTNYFAEALIAEAEQDSKIVAIHAAMGGGTGLNYFLRRFPNRCFDVGIAEQHAVTFAAGLACEGLKPFCAIYSSFLQRGYDQVVHDVDLQKLPVRFAMDRAGLVGADGPTHCGAFDVAFMACLPNMVVMAPSDEAELLNMVATAAAIDDRPSCFRYPRGNGIGVPLPENYKGTAIEVGKGRIMIEGERVALLGYGSAVQYCMAASSIVARHGLRVTVADARFCKPLDHALIRSLAKSHEVIITVEEGSIGGFGSHVAQFMALDGLLDGKLKWRPVVLPDKYIDHGSPADQLVEAGLTPSHIAATVFNILGQAREALAIMTVQNA